The genomic DNA GACTAAGACAGGTCAGTCCAAGATTCCTACTAGCAATCAGTTCTTACCCATTTTTTATTCTGatagtttttgcttttctataCTTTGATGCTTTTCCCCCCTGTGGGACCTTGAATGGAAGTTGTATCTCAATTGTGCATTATAATATTCTTAGTAACATAAAATACTTTCTGTTGTCTTATTTAATATCTTTCTGACTTGAATTCAATCCTTCCTGATAATAAGATTAAGActtcatatttctttcattttgtatttagCTCATGTATCTCTGCTCAGCTAAATTTAAAGCTCagctatatatgtatatatatatctatatatatattctttaaagctccttatttttttgtttcttttttaaacttattttatttaaattcaattagataacatatagtatatcattagtttgagatatagagttcagtaattcatgaattgcatataatatccagtgttggggcacctgtggctcaggtcatgatcccagggtcctgggatccagccccacatcaggctccttgctcagtggggagcctgctactccctctccttgtgctctctgtcaaataaatgaatctttaaaaaattacccagtgctcatcacatcaggtgccctccttaatgcccatcactcagttaccccatccccccaccacccctccagcaaccctcagtttgtttctgagacttaagagtctcttatggtttgtctccctctctgatttcatcttattttatttatccttcccttatcctatgatcctctgttttgtttcttaaattccacatatgagtgaatccatatgataattgtctttctctgattggcttatttcactcagcataataccctccagttctatccatgtcaatgtaaatggtaagatttcatcctttctgatggctgagtgatattccattgtatatatgaaccacatcttctttatccactcatctgtgggtggacatctcagctccttccataggttggctactgtggacattgctgctatgaacattggggtgcaggtgccatttctttgtgtctgcctcaatttctttcatgagtattctgtagttttcagaatatagatcctttacctcttcgTTTAGGTTTATAACTagttatcttacagtttttggtgcaattacaAGCGGGAtcaattacttaatttttctttcatccgtctcattgttagtgtatagaaatgcaactgacttctgtgcattcaTTTTATGTCCTGCCACTTCACTGAATTCcttatgagttctagcagttttggggtggagtcttttgggttttccacatagaatatcatgtcatctgcagagagtgcatgtttgacttcttctttgccaatttggagaCCTtcgatttctttttgttgtctgatcgctaaggctaggacttccagtactatgttgaacaatagtggtgagagtgggcatccctgttgtgttcctgacctgaGGGGAAGCTCTCAATTTTCCCCCACCGAGAATGATATACGCTGTGAGCTTTTTgtaaatggcttttatgatattgaggtatgtttcctctatccctacactgtggagagttttaatcaggaaaggatgctgtattttgtcaaatgctttttctgcatcaattcagaggatcatatggttcttgtcctttcttttattaatgtgatgtatcaggttgattgatttgcagacgTTGAACCACGTTGGagcccaggaatgaatcccacttggtcgtggtgcataatccttttaatgaactgttggatcctactggtTAGTATCTTGTcaagtattttggcatccatgttcatcagggttattggtctataattctcctttttgatggggtctttggttttgggatcaagttaatgctggcctcacagaatgaggtttggaagtgttccttccatttctattttttttgaaacaacttcagtagaataggtattatttcttctttaaatgtttagtagaattcccctgggaagccatctggccctggactcttgttttttgggagatttttgatcactgcttcaatttcctttctggttatgggtctgttcaggttttctatgtcttcctgtttcaggattgcatccatttcttccagattgcctactttgttggcatatagttgctcataatatgttcttaaaattgtttgtatttccttggtgttggttgtgatatctcctctttcattcttgaatttatttatttgggtcctttctctttctttttgataagtctagctaggggtttatcgatcttattaattctttcaaagagccagcttctagttttgttgatctattctactgttcttttggttttgatttcattgatttctgctttaatctttattatttctcttctcctgctgggtttaggctttatttgctgttctttctccatctcctttaggtgtaaagttaggtactgtatttgagacttttcctgtttcttgagaaaggcttgtattgttatatacttcccttttaggaccacctttgttgcatcccaaaagttctgaacagttgtgttttcattttcatttgtttccatgaatttttttaaaaaagattttatttatttatgtgacagagagacagccagcgagagagggaacacagcatgggagtgggagaggaagaagcaggctcccagcggaggagcccgatgtgggactcgatcccagaatgccaggatcatgccctgagcctaaggcagacgcttaatgactgtgctacccaggtgcccctgtttccatgaatttttaaattcttctttaatttccttgttgacccattcattctttagtaggatgcccTTTAACCCCCAAGTGTTTGAGTtacttccaaatttcctcttgtgattgagttcatgtttcaaagcactgtggtctgagaatatgcacggaataattccagtcttttggtaccagtagGGACcagatttgtgacccagtatgtgatctactctggagaatgttccatgtgcattcaagaaaaatgtgtattctgttgctatAGAATGGAATTCtctaaatatatctgtgaagtccatctgatccagtgtgtcatcaaaatccttgttttcttgttgatcttcgGCTTAGTTGATGTGTTCagtgctgtgagtggggtgttattgtattattatcaatgtgtttctttaattttgttattaagtggtttatataattggccactcccaagttaggagcataaatattcacaattgttagatcttcttgttggatagatagATCCTTTAAGTATGCTAtaattttcctctttatcttttatagtctttggtttaaaatctgacaaatttaaagttcttttaaaattaaaactgaaagttatactttaattttaatttatttggtgtATATCTTCAGGTAATTTCTTGAGAAGTTGAACTATTAGTAGCATGTTTCAATGAACTTCCAAGGCAGAAAaggactttctttcttcttttaacatCACACATAATTGATATATTGGTGGGTAGAGAGTACTTGCATCATGGCCCTTTCTTCAGAGTTGTGTACATCGTACTCTTCAGTTCCTATGTGGCGCTGGCCACCTGGAGGTGCAGCTTTGCTCCCCGCCCTGTGGTGCATTgttggtatgtgtgtatatgtgtgtgctgATGTGTGTATTCCTGCCTCTCTTTCAGTAGCTACTTCTGtgcctctcttttttccaggTACCCCCGGAAGAAGTTCTGGATTGAAAAGCCTATCAGTGCTGCAGTCAAAAAGCGGGCAGAAGAGTTTGCCGATAAACTTCTTTCTTTAGAGAAAGGAATCAGAGGATTCAATGGTAAAGGAACGGGTGAAGGGGGGGCTCTGAGCCCAGGAAaacccctttctttctctgtcatatTTCCTTAGGGTTTGACTCTGGCCTTGGGTCCTCATAGCTCCCTGCTTCTATGAAGGCCATTTACAGCAGGCAGGGACACTGGGGAGGGAAAGTCAGTCAGTCCAAACCAGGGAGTCTGTCCACAAAGCAGTCTAAAGATGTTACCTGGACTAAGGTAGAGTCAGAGTAGGTCCCAGAGCTGATGAAAAGGTGTTTTGTATCTAGAAGTGAGGTAAAAGAATACATGGATAAACCTTAGAGACactgtgctgagtgaaagaagaccGTCACAAAATGCCAAATACTGTATGGATTCTACTTAGAGGAATTATCTAAAACAACCAATTCCATaggaacagaaagtagaagggtggtGGCCAGGGATTAggaggaggggaaatgaggaGTTGTGGTTTCATGACTACAGactttcagttttgcaagacaaAACCATTCAGAAAATTGGATGTACGACAATGTAGATATATACAACCCTACTGAACCATGCACCTAAAATCTACagagtaaattttatgttatgtgtttttatatttaaaaataaaacaataaaaaatactgggatggttaaataaaattaatactttGAGAATTAATCTCAAAGAAGTCTCTTTGCAAGTGGAGAGAAGTAGTGTGATTTAGGACTAGAAGTTGAAGACGTGGTGAAAGCCCAGAGAATGTGCTCAAAGGCTCCATAATGAAGCACTGGTGTGAGCAGCAGATCAGTGCTTGAACGAGCCCCTGTAGACTGGACAACTTGGCGTCTCCTGCATTGACTTCTCTGTGTGGCTTGGGCTTTCATCATGCCTGGCCACCTCTTCAAAGTGTTAGCCAACAGTAAGAGAATTTGAGCTGGAAGACGTGTCAGGATCACTTACTGTcctttacttcttcctctctagGAAAATTGCGGAGGGATCTGGAGTATAAGACCAGTGAGTATCTGCAGGGGATAATGGCTGATGTTTGCCTCAGAGTAAATTCTGCTGCCCGGGTTACAGCTTGCCTGTGCAGCTTCCCTTAAGGAGCAGCTCTGTAAGCAGGAAGGTCTTTGTGGTGGCTAATGTAACCCCGTTCTTTATCCTGAGGTCTCAGAGTCTGAAACCACAAACCCTTCCCCAGTGTTTTTCAACCACGATGATAACAgcccctctcttcttttcctcctgagTCTCATCGGCTGCTCATGCTCTTGAATTCTCTCCCTGGGCTCTCGCCAGCCTCTGGATAGTGTGCGCACGAGGTCCAGCGCAATCTGTGTCCTGGTCTCTGAAAGGAGTCTCCCACCATGGTCAGCAGGGCCCCAGAACCTAAGGGAAAAATCTCCTTTGATATCTTACGATGCCGTACCTTTATCCCCTTATCCCCACAGTGAGGATCATCTTGAACTCCCAGACCGCCAATGGCTACCTCTCGGTGTCTCCGAACGGGAAGAGCATGATATTCACTGGCTTGTGGACGAACAAATACCAGCAGGGTCAAAGATTTGACCCTGAGCCTGGGGTGCTGGGCAGTAAGGGCTTCACGTGGGGCAAAGTATACTGGGAAGTGAAAGTGGATAGGATATGGTGGGGcgcagaggaggaagaagcagcaatGAAGTACTGGGGTGGAGCCAGGGGTGTGTTTGGGACTAGTGATCTTGGTGGATTAATGGGCACCACTGATGGGTATAGAAATGAGAATGAAGAGTTGGAGGAGTGGCCACAAGAAAATGGAATATGGCCAAAATTCTGCCTGGTGGGGGTGGCAAAAGAGTCAGTGGTGAGAAGAGGATTTCTCAACTTCAGCCCTGAGGAAGGATTCTGGACTCTGCAGCTGTGTTCAGCTGGCGTGTGTATAGGCACTAGCCCTGAGCCTTTCCAGATCCTGTCCTACTGTCCAAGGCAGATTGGAGTTGCTCTGGATTATGGTGGTGGGAAGGTAACCTTTACCAATGCTAGGACTCAGGAGTTTATCTATgaattctcctcttccttctctgggaGAATTTTCCCTTTCCTGTGGCTTAACTGCATGAGATCCAGACTTACACTGAGACCCTGAGAGAAGGCTTCATCTGTCCCTTAGGCCTTGGTTCATTCTCAACTTTCCACCTCAGCTAGACCGTTCATCTGGGTTTCTGAATACCCTTAGATGATGGGAGCAACACGGTGGAGGCAGGAGTCTCTTATCCTCTACTTTGCCTGTAAAACAGGAACAACACATGATCTGCTTTCTCTGCAGGGGAAGGGTTGAAATGTCTTTAACGTACTAATTAAAATATGTGCTATTgttaatctttttcttctgttgccttTGATTTGGTCCTTCATCTGCTACTGAGATGAAGGTATGAGAAGGGAGTGGCTGTGTCATAGGATTGCAGCCTCTGCCACTATTAATAATTGATTACAACATCTATATCAGTTCTACCAATAATATTTTGATGGAATTCATGCCTGATTAACAGTTCCCAAGGTTTGAAATATCCAGAGCGGGTACTGGCTTATCTATTTCTATGTTCTTACCCTTTTTGCAgtagaaagtgggggaggggaagccatttGAGGTTCAGGCAGATATGAGTCTCTGGAAGTGAGTCTTATGAAGGAAGTCTTATGTCAGCTGATTTTGAGATGGTAGAAATAGATATCAAAGTCAAATGATTAGCCTGAGCTATAAACAGCAGAAAACAAATCTGGTTACTTTTAGAAGAAGGGAAATCTATTGAACAACACCGGGGTGTGCAGAGTGCAAAGAGGGAAGGGTATCTGTGTCTACCTACTTGCAATTTCTGGAGGTATTATCACGCTGCCACAAAGCCCGAGTCGGAGACAGTATGCGAGCTGCAGCCacagggaggaagaggtggaggggTCATCAGAGCTTGAGGGGACTATCATGACCGTCAGTCTGTGAACAGAACACACCATGCTTGACTACAAGCTAGTGGATAGtggcagggagcagaggaggaaaaagcAACAAATACAGAGACTGAGCCAGAGATGTGTTCAGAAGTAGCTGTCTTGGTGGATTCCTAGGCATTACTGAAGGGTATATAGAAATGAGAATGAAGAGCTGAGGAAGAAATGGCCCCAGGAAATTGGTGGATACAACAGGCCATAGTTCTTCCTGTAATTAACTACTACATCACAATCTGGCATCGGGGCACCCGATTGACAGCATATAGAGTACCTGCCTGTGCGCCAGCAACAAGGGAGATTGGGAAAGTGTTTTCAGCTTCTGCCATAAAAGGTGGTCTCATCAGGGCTCAGGTAGCATTCTCAAGACATGGGAACAGATGCTAGTTAACTAAGAGGAAGCTCCCACGCTTCAACTCCTAGGTTTGGGAGATGCGGGGAAATCTGCTTTGATAGTTTAGCTGTATAAGAACATCGTGTTGAAAAATATGACCAAACAATACAAGATTCCTATATCCTGTGTCTGTATCCATCAATTCAAGCAAGTTGAAACAGACTGTCAACAATGTACATTGAAATCCACCATATAACAGAGACAAACCCATTTGGAACCACAATTATTCTGTATAAGTGGCCAAGGGTTGTAACCTGTATATTCTATTACATGTTCTTTGTAACAACTGACAGGACCCAAGGGAACAGATATTATGGGTTAAGGATATAGAGAATGTTCCAATGTTTTTGGTTAGAAATAAAAGTGAACCAAAATATGAGTAAGTAATTACTAAAGAACAGGGTCAGAAGCTAGCAAGACAGACAGTGGTGAaactgctctttttaaaattattttttaatttttttaaaattcaagtatacTTTAACATGCAGTTTTATAATAGATttagatgtacaatataatgattcaacaattctatacatttctgactgctcatcacaataagtagAGTTACCATCATCACCAAACATGATCATGATATTATTGGAtacattccttatgctgtacttttcatgtCCATGActaattttataactggaagtttgcacatCTCCATCCCCTTTATCCATTTTCCtcaccc from Ursus arctos isolate Adak ecotype North America unplaced genomic scaffold, UrsArc2.0 scaffold_31, whole genome shotgun sequence includes the following:
- the LOC113248854 gene encoding tripartite motif-containing protein 26-like isoform X2; the protein is MAAASPLRELEGEVLCSICLDYLRDPVAVDCGHVFCHHCIIRLCECTRQPLHCSLCKAIFKKENIRHVWQMASLVENIWRLKVDEERAPREDRPLEQNAEKLCGLHLEKLHYYCKDDQQILCVMCRESREHRHHAAVLLEKAAQPFRGKILNHLKILKGDRDRIEKFQSTGEDELEALLTKFQNHRQDIVSVFEQGHQFLREREQCLLELLEGIEQELAEGRNSYVTKGSEEVLRLGTLISELEKKSQQPAVELLQDPSDIVSRYPRKKFWIEKPISAAVKKRAEEFADKLLSLEKGIRGFNGKLRRDLEYKTMRIILNSQTANGYLSVSPNGKSMIFTGLWTNKYQQGQRFDPEPGVLGSKGFTWGKVYWEVKVDRIWWGAEEEEAAMKYWGGARGVFGTSDLGGLMGTTDGYRNENEELEEWPQENGIWPKFCLVGVAKESVVRRGFLNFSPEEGFWTLQLCSAGVCIGTSPEPFQILSYCPRQIGVALDYGGGKVTFTNARTQEFIYEFSSSFSGRIFPFLWLNCMRSRLTLRP
- the LOC113248854 gene encoding tripartite motif-containing protein 26-like isoform X1 — protein: MAAASPLRELEGEVLCSICLDYLRDPVAVDCGHVFCHHCIIRLCECTRQPLHCSLCKAIFKKENIRHVWQMASLVENIWRLKVDEERAPREDRPLEQNAEKLCGLHLEKLHYYCKDDQQILCVMCRESREHRHHAAVLLEKAAQPFRTKFQNHRQDIVSVFEQGHQFLREREQCLLELLEGIEQELAEGRNSYVTKGSEEVLRLGTLISELEKKSQQPAVELLQDPSDIVSRYPRKKFWIEKPISAAVKKRAEEFADKLLSLEKGIRGFNGKLRRDLEYKTMRIILNSQTANGYLSVSPNGKSMIFTGLWTNKYQQGQRFDPEPGVLGSKGFTWGKVYWEVKVDRIWWGAEEEEAAMKYWGGARGVFGTSDLGGLMGTTDGYRNENEELEEWPQENGIWPKFCLVGVAKESVVRRGFLNFSPEEGFWTLQLCSAGVCIGTSPEPFQILSYCPRQIGVALDYGGGKVTFTNARTQEFIYEFSSSFSGRIFPFLWLNCMRSRLTLRP